In Hasllibacter sp. MH4015, the following proteins share a genomic window:
- a CDS encoding DM13 domain-containing protein has protein sequence MRYLPALALCVGLAGLGNVIPPAEAQTTATAIASGAFQDADRRHQGAGRATLAQTGDGRTVLQFSDFEVTPGPDLEVWLVADDAPGTSAAVLASDWVSLGPLQSPNGTQMYEIPADVDVSDYGSVVIWCEDFSVLFAVASFD, from the coding sequence ATGCGCTATCTTCCCGCTCTCGCCCTTTGCGTGGGCCTTGCCGGACTTGGGAATGTGATCCCGCCCGCCGAAGCCCAGACCACCGCGACCGCCATCGCCTCGGGCGCATTCCAGGATGCCGACCGCCGCCACCAGGGCGCAGGCCGCGCGACGCTGGCACAGACGGGCGATGGGCGCACGGTGCTGCAATTCAGCGATTTCGAAGTGACGCCGGGGCCCGATCTGGAAGTCTGGCTGGTTGCAGACGACGCGCCGGGGACCAGTGCCGCGGTTCTGGCAAGCGACTGGGTTTCCCTGGGGCCGCTGCAATCGCCCAATGGCACGCAGATGTATGAGATCCCGGCAGATGTCGACGTTTCGGATTACGGCAGCGTTGTGATCTGGTGCGAGGATTTCAGCGTGTTGTTCGCGGTCGCCTCGTTCGACTGA
- a CDS encoding EVE domain-containing protein yields MAYWLFKSEPSVWSWDDQVAKGDAGEEWDGVRNYQARNFMREMAVGDRGFFYHSQTEKAVVGIVEVCAAAHPDSTTDDERWECVDIKAVKPLPDPVTLDQIKAREDLAEMVLVKNSRLSVQPVTQAEWKIICEMGGA; encoded by the coding sequence ATGGCCTATTGGTTATTCAAATCCGAACCCTCCGTCTGGAGCTGGGATGACCAGGTCGCCAAAGGTGACGCGGGGGAGGAATGGGACGGCGTGCGCAATTACCAGGCCCGCAATTTCATGCGCGAGATGGCGGTGGGTGATCGCGGTTTCTTCTACCATTCACAAACCGAAAAAGCCGTGGTCGGGATCGTGGAGGTCTGCGCCGCGGCCCATCCCGACAGCACCACCGATGATGAGCGGTGGGAATGTGTGGACATCAAGGCGGTCAAACCCCTGCCCGATCCCGTCACGCTGGACCAGATCAAGGCGCGGGAGGATCTGGCCGAGATGGTGCTTGTGAAGAACTCCCGCCTCTCCGTGCAGCCGGTGACGCAGGCGGAGTGGAAGATCATCTGCGAAATGGGCGGCGCGTAG
- a CDS encoding YciI family protein gives MLVAIIATDKPGHLQTRLDNRDAHLAYGQSSGKLVMAGPFLNDGGEMCGSLLILEVDTMQDAYDFADNDPYAKAGLFEKVRIEQWKKVIG, from the coding sequence ATGCTCGTCGCCATCATTGCCACCGACAAACCCGGACATCTCCAGACCCGGCTCGACAACCGGGACGCGCACCTTGCCTATGGGCAGTCCAGCGGCAAGTTGGTCATGGCCGGTCCGTTCCTGAACGACGGAGGCGAGATGTGCGGCTCGCTCCTGATCCTCGAAGTCGACACGATGCAGGATGCCTACGATTTCGCCGACAACGACCCCTACGCCAAGGCGGGCCTGTTCGAGAAGGTGCGGATCGAGCAATGGAAGAAGGTGATCGGCTGA